The window TCTTTCAGGTTTTCAGGGGTAAAAAGCGTATCCGCCGGCAGGCTGAGGCTCATATTGACCCCTTGCGCGCGGTAAGTTTCCAGCACCGGGTTGATCACCTCAATCTCTTCGCGGCCCAGATAGCCGCCTTCACCGGCATGCGGATTCAGCCCGCAGACAAGAATATGCGGATGCTGCTTTTTAAATTTGCTTTTCAGATCATGAATTAAAATATCAATCACCTGATGCAGGCGCTCTGCGGTAATGGCATCGGCCACTTCACGCAAAGGCAGATGCGTCGTCGCCAAAGCCACGCGCAGGGTTTTGGTCGCCAGCATCATCACGACCCGCGGCACGCCGGCAAATTCCTGATAGTATTCGGTATGCCCGCTGAAATGAATGCCAGCATCGTTCATCACCGATTTCTGCACAGGCGCCGTTGCGACGCCCACGCTTTTCCCGGACAGGGCATAATCTGCCGAACGCCGCAGCTGCTCCAGCACATAGGCGGCGTTTCCGGCATCCAGCTGCCCCAAAACGACGTCATTGCTCAGCGCCACATGCTCAACATAAATCCGCCCTTTGCCTGCCGGCGCGGCCTGCCCGGCATAGTCAAGCAGCGCAATATCCAAGCCTAAAATTTCTGCGCGCTTCTGCAGCATGGCCTTATCCGCCAAAACCACAACCGGGCGCTGATCCGCGCGGCTGGCCAGACTCAGGCAAATATCAGGGCCTATACCGGCAG is drawn from Acinetobacter sp. WCHAc010034 and contains these coding sequences:
- the pdxA gene encoding 4-hydroxythreonine-4-phosphate dehydrogenase PdxA produces the protein MLPLYVTSGEPAGIGPDICLSLASRADQRPVVVLADKAMLQKRAEILGLDIALLDYAGQAAPAGKGRIYVEHVALSNDVVLGQLDAGNAAYVLEQLRRSADYALSGKSVGVATAPVQKSVMNDAGIHFSGHTEYYQEFAGVPRVVMMLATKTLRVALATTHLPLREVADAITAERLHQVIDILIHDLKSKFKKQHPHILVCGLNPHAGEGGYLGREEIEVINPVLETYRAQGVNMSLSLPADTLFTPENLKDADAVLAMYHDQGLPVLKSQGFGEAVNITLGLPFIRTSVDHGTALSLAGTGLAQSSSLHAAVDLALDLART